The Pseudoalteromonas translucida KMM 520 genome has a window encoding:
- a CDS encoding DEAD/DEAH box helicase, with product MELRPYQQEAILALKNFYVNSNEKNGLCILPTASGKTIIFAELIKQLITDIPKLRVLILAHTQEIVQQNEEKLRAIWPDLDVGIYCSGLRRKEIKQVTSASRDSIIKEIGENPDWDLVIVDEAHLIPPEQSARYQYILDTIAMHGNEPKIIGFTATPFRMYSGEIYGESKDKLFKTLIYKKRIDELVNSGYLCQLRAVVTDPKAVADISAVRKGKNDFIQKDLDEATAVDSIVESIVADWLNKTSANLPTVFYASSVNQGVLFSQCLTEYGFDFPLITAQTPKTQRTDYLQQFEQGQLNGLINIATLTTGWDAPRLACIVNARPTASTSLFLQILGRGLRLHPSKGETLLLDYGQNLERFGVIERVKPELEDRKHHDEQALATSCDVCDTVVSVYELECPFCTETLREDNISTCYECNAGNDMYAQFCEVCGEEIEENMGVFN from the coding sequence ATGGAACTGCGTCCCTATCAACAAGAAGCAATTTTAGCGTTAAAAAATTTTTACGTTAATTCAAATGAAAAAAATGGCTTATGTATTTTACCAACAGCAAGTGGTAAAACAATTATTTTTGCTGAGCTGATTAAACAGTTAATTACTGATATACCGAAGCTTAGAGTGTTAATTTTGGCTCACACTCAGGAGATTGTTCAGCAAAATGAAGAAAAGCTAAGAGCAATTTGGCCTGATTTAGATGTTGGTATTTATTGCTCAGGACTTCGTCGCAAAGAAATTAAGCAGGTAACGTCTGCAAGCCGAGATTCTATTATAAAAGAAATAGGAGAGAACCCTGATTGGGACTTAGTGATTGTTGATGAAGCGCATTTAATTCCACCAGAACAATCAGCCCGTTATCAATATATATTAGATACTATTGCTATGCATGGGAATGAGCCAAAAATTATAGGGTTCACTGCTACGCCTTTTCGTATGTATTCAGGTGAAATATATGGCGAAAGTAAAGATAAATTATTTAAAACCCTAATTTATAAGAAGCGTATTGATGAGTTGGTAAATTCTGGCTATTTATGCCAATTACGTGCTGTAGTGACAGACCCAAAGGCTGTTGCCGATATCTCAGCTGTTAGAAAAGGAAAAAACGACTTTATTCAAAAAGATTTGGACGAGGCTACGGCTGTAGATTCAATTGTAGAGTCGATAGTAGCCGACTGGCTTAATAAAACATCGGCTAACTTACCTACCGTGTTTTACGCAAGTTCGGTGAATCAAGGTGTATTATTTTCTCAGTGTTTGACTGAGTATGGTTTTGATTTTCCGCTGATTACTGCGCAAACCCCAAAAACACAACGAACCGATTACCTTCAGCAATTTGAGCAAGGCCAGCTTAATGGGCTTATAAATATAGCGACCTTAACTACAGGTTGGGATGCACCGCGATTGGCTTGCATAGTAAACGCCAGACCGACCGCAAGTACGTCGTTATTTTTACAAATACTTGGCCGAGGTTTACGTTTGCACCCATCAAAAGGCGAAACATTACTACTTGATTATGGGCAGAACTTAGAGCGTTTTGGCGTTATTGAAAGGGTAAAACCTGAACTAGAAGATAGAAAGCATCATGATGAACAAGCACTGGCAACAAGCTGTGATGTTTGTGATACGGTAGTTTCAGTATATGAATTAGAGTGCCCATTTTGTACAGAAACCTTACGTGAAGACAATATCAGCACCTGCTACGAATGCAATGCAGGCAACGATATGTACGCACAATTTTGTGAAGTATGTGGTGAAGAAATAGAAGAGAATATGGGTGTATTCAATTAA